CGCTGGATTTCACCTTCAGAATAACCGTGTTCCAAGAGCAGGCTTTCGGTGTGCTCCCCCAGTTCCGGGGCGGGCGTCCGAAGGCTTCCCGGCGTTGCGGAAAACTTGGGAGCGATGCCCAGTTGCCGGTAGGCCCCGAAGCCTTCGTGGATGAGCTCCACCACCATGCCGCGGGCCCGAACGGCCCGGTCCGCCATCACCTCGTCCAGGTTCAAAACCGGTTCACAACAGCAGTCCACTTCCCGGAAGTGTTCCACCCATTCCGCCTGGGTTTTGGCGGCGAAGACCTCCGCCACCTCTTTTTCAAGACGTTTCTGGTGCGGGCCTGGTTTGAAATACTCCGCCTGCTCCCAGTCGTCTCGACCCACCGACCGGCAGAAAGCCTTCCAGAACTGAGGTTCCAGGGCACCCAGCGACATCCACCGGCCGTCTTTCGTTTCGTACAAGTTGTAGCAGGCGTAACCGTGGTTGAGCATGTCGTCGGCGGAGCGGGGCACGACGCCGTCGGCCAGGAATTTTCCCCAGCGCAGGCAGTTCCAGGCGACGGCGCCATCGGTCATTGAAATATCGATGTACTGGCCTTCGCCCAGGCGTTCCCGGGCCAGCAACGCGGCCGTAATACTGAAGGCGGCCATGAGGGCCCCGCCGCCCAGGTCGCCGATCTGCACGTTGGGAACAACGAGCTTGCCATCCCGCCCGCTATAGGACAGCACGCCGGCAAGCGCCAGGTAATTGATGTCGTGGCCCGCACGCAAAGCCCGTTCGCCGTCCTGACCGTACCCGGAAATGGAGCAGTAAACGATCCTTGGGTTCAGGACCCTCAACGCCGCGTAACCCAGACCCAAC
This is a stretch of genomic DNA from Desulfoglaeba alkanexedens ALDC. It encodes these proteins:
- a CDS encoding CaiB/BaiF CoA transferase family protein, with translation MSGPLAGFRVLDLSRLLPGPFCSMLMADLGADVIKVEDPKVGDYIRWWPPLLGKNSGFHTVLNRNKRSVTIDLKCEEGRAVFEAMVKRADVVLEGFRPGVMERLGLGYAALRVLNPRIVYCSISGYGQDGERALRAGHDINYLALAGVLSYSGRDGKLVVPNVQIGDLGGGALMAAFSITAALLARERLGEGQYIDISMTDGAVAWNCLRWGKFLADGVVPRSADDMLNHGYACYNLYETKDGRWMSLGALEPQFWKAFCRSVGRDDWEQAEYFKPGPHQKRLEKEVAEVFAAKTQAEWVEHFREVDCCCEPVLNLDEVMADRAVRARGMVVELIHEGFGAYRQLGIAPKFSATPGSLRTPAPELGEHTESLLLEHGYSEGEIQRLREAGVV